The proteins below come from a single Poecilia reticulata strain Guanapo linkage group LG5, Guppy_female_1.0+MT, whole genome shotgun sequence genomic window:
- the LOC103464716 gene encoding immunoglobulin-like and fibronectin type III domain-containing protein 1 isoform X1 encodes MSSKIPQEQPKSSVAIKKRSRVPGVTITQFVEHLPAGKSTPDFARKPMTTTVQEGKKAFFKAMVSGEPPPTVTWVRNKGEMDDQEKYSTRYDERAREHVLEIVNVKPEQADNYKCFATNEYGQAACAVTLNVVEGFKKKPQNANVSNGQGTQDFRSMLKKTTVVTKKKQLPQQKEGEIDPKLLELLLSAPKKDYERICLEFGVTDFRWLLKELKQIKKEREDEQSKVVENLDNIKQIEVKSSGRAEFSFDMKLRDPNSEVNLYKDGTLIPYDDDKNSKHSLQKTGINYLFSIKDPQREDAGFYQVDVEETNVLTTDFQVPDVEFVAKIKDSKVTENEDAIFQCVLSTPLNKITWSKEDASLEHGGKYEITISEDKLTHTLRIKDCQMADKGAYYALAGITSSSASLTIQADSSGRKGTKASDKSKLISEEQDKFPKENTEMDTAKQTKAENDGADKDAQEKVEDGKEGRVGGEGGDGNGGDGNGEGICDGTGKGNDGDENDEDGKNKNLLDDKSTTDDGNDKTKKQSRAALLVSDSAIDRGVQFVRGLSDINAKVGERAELSCKLNSETSEGRWYKNGKLLTEEDGVKIIKDGACHILMIECCKKDDTAVYRFEAEGRKSEATLNIQDPPRLDPDALGEFTNPVIVRVGDNAEWKLPFSGGAPMNIQWYKNDNELLPAVNVKIDTSDTESQLRLTKCQRKDTGEVKIKIKNEFGVIEAVSRLIVLDKPTPPQDPVEITESAVTSVEFKWKPPKDSGGCPVTNYIIERQQVGRNKWTNLGEIPCIPSYKDTDVDPGRRYCYRIRAKNAEGISDYLQTGDIPAGVLRYPGSPTAPKVVSAFKDCINLSWCPPCDTGGTKIIGYNLEKNKTGTNYWSLVNQNGPITDTKYAVKDVFEGAEYRFRVSAINLSGAGEPSIPCEAVIARNPKKPPGKVIDLKITSSSYTTFSLAWTKPKEVKGVEDEAQGYYVEIRPIESLEWTCCNATPISLTSYTVLGLKAMASYWVRVIATNYGGNGEPQGFDSYIIAMPPPVRPKFKDRNMKTLMVVKSGNTIRVNINFEASPMPDISWVKDGIPLLKHVTITSSDRGSQLLIPTSERSDSGIYMITVKNIVGQESFSVEIRVTDDPKPPGPVELDENIPGTVTLCWAPSPDEKRDDRLHYLVSKRDSFKRTWRTAADNLFNNKFTVVNIMPGREYYFRVFAKNDMGLSPPSESPVFALKKEKGKFKVDMPQMKALDFESPPSFIIPLKRRTAPEGYECYMSCAVKGDPAPRVTWYYNNISLNTNTNYHITNVCGVCSLLILRVGPKDHGEYRVIIENKLGNAESSMTLNVRE; translated from the exons ATGAGTTCTAAAATTCCCCAAGAGCAACCAAAATCCTCGG TGGCCATCAAGAAAAGGTCCCGAGTCCCTGGGGTTACGATAACTCAGTTTGTAGAGCACCTTCCTGCAGGAAAATCTACACCAGATTTTGCCAGGAAACCAATGACTACAACTGTTCAAGAGG gtaaaaaagccttttttaaaGCTATGGTTAGTGGCGAGCCACCACCAACTGTTACATGGGTTCGCAACAAGGGTGAAATGGATGATCAAGAAAAGTACAGTACCAGATATGACGAACGAGCTCGAGAACATGTTCTTGAG ATAGTAAATGTTAAACCTGAACAAGCGGACAATTATAAGTGCTTTGCAACAAATGAGTATGGACAAGCAGCCTGTGCAGTCACCCTGAATGTTGTTGAAG GCTTCAAGAAGAAACCACAGAATG caAATGTGTCAAATGGGCAGGGCACACAAGATTTCAGATCTATGCTTAAGAAAAC AACTGTGGTCaccaagaaaaaacaacttcctcAACAAAAGGAGGGAGAAATTGATCCTAAACTCTTAGAACTGCTTCTGAGTGCACCAAAGAAAGACTATGAAAGAATCTGTTTGGAGTTTGGCGTTACTGACTTCCGCTGGTTACTGAAGGAActcaaacagataaaaaaggAGAGGGAAGATGAGCAATCAAAG GTTGTAGAAAATCTGGATAATATTAAACAAATTGAAGTGAAATCGTCTGGAAGAGCTGAATTTAGCTTTGATATGAAACTACGAGATCCCAACAGTGAAGTTAATTTATACAAG GATGGGACCTTGATTCCATATGATGATGACAAAAACTCAAAGCACAGTCTTCAGAAAACTGGAATAAACTACCTTTTCAGCATCAAAGACCCTCAGCGAGAGGACGCTGGATTTTATCAAGTTGATGTTGAAGAGACCAATGTTCTTACAACAGACTTTCAAG TACCCGATGTGGAGTTTGTAGCAAAAATCAAGGACAGTAAAGTCACTGAGAACGAAGATGCAATCTTTCAGTGCGTTTTGTCAACACCTCTCAACAAAATAACTTGGTCAAAAGAGGATGCGTCACTGGAACATGGTGGTAAATATGAGATCACCATCTCAGAGGACAAACTTACTCACACCCTGAGAATAAAAGATTGCCAAATGGCAGATAAGGGAGCATATTATGCCCTTGCTGGCATAACCTCCAGTAGCGCCTCACTCACAATCCAAG CTGATTCAAGTGGGCGTAAGGGCACCAAAGCCAGTGATAAGTCTAAGCTGATCTCAGAAGAGCAGGATAAGTTTccaaaagaaaatactgaaatggacacagcaaagcaaacaaaggcTGAAAATGATGGTGCAGACAAAGATGCACAAGAAAAAGTAGAAGATGGCAAAGAAGGAAGAGTAGGAGGGGAAGGTGGAGATGGTAATGGTGGAGATGGTAACGGTGAAGGTATATGTGATGGAACAGGAAAAGGAAACGATGGAGACGAGAATGATGaagatggcaaaaataaaaacctactaGATGATAAAAGCACAACAGATGATGGCAATGACAAGACAAAGAAGCAATCCAGAGCTGCTCTTTTGGTTTCTGACTCTGCCATAG ACCGAGGAGTTCAGTTTGTCAGAGGTCTGTCAGATATAAATGCCAAAGTTGGTGAACGAGCAGAGCTGTCCTGCAAACTAAACAGTGAAACCTCTGAAGGACGCTGGTATAAAAATGGAAAGCTG CTGACAGAGGAAGATGGCGTAAAGATAATCAAAGATGGAGCCTGTCACATATTAATGATTGAATGCTGCAAAAAAGACGACACTGCTGTGTATCGCTTTGAAGCTGAAGGACGCAAATCAGAGGCAACACTGAATATCCAAG ACCCACCAAGACTCGACCCTGATGCTCTAGGTGAATTTACAAATCCAGTGATTGTTAGGGTAGGTGACAATGCCGAGTGGAAGCTGCCATTCTCAGGTGGAGCACCAATGAACATACAGTGGTACAAGAATGACAACGAGCTTCTGCCTGCGGTCAATGTGAAAATTGACACTTCAGATACTGAGAGTCAACTGCGCCTTACcaaatgtcaaagaaaagatACTGGAGaagtcaaaatcaaaataaaaaatgagtttgGCGTCATAGAAGCTGTGTCAAGGCTTATAGTACTTG ACAAACCAACACCCCCACAAGACCCTGTTGAGATAACAGAGAGTGCGGTTACTTCTGTTGAATTCAAATGGAAACCACCAAAAGACAGCGGTGGATGTCCAGTTACCAATTATATCATAGAACGGCAACAAGTGGGACGAAATAAATGGACAAATCTGGGAGAGATCCCTTGCATCCCTAGCTACAAGGACACTGATGTGGACCCTGGCAGAAGATACTGTTACAGGATTAGAGCCAAGAATGCTGAAGGCATCAGTGATTACCTGCAGACAGGGGACATACCAGCTGGTGTATTAC GTTACCCTGGATCACCAACGGCACCCAAAGTGGTGAGTGCCTTCAAAGACTGCATCAACCTGTCATGGTGTCCACCCTGTGACACAGGGGGAACCAAAATTATTGGGTACAACTTGGAGAAGAACAAGACAGGCACAAATTACTGGAGCCTTGTAAATCAAAATGGGCCAATTACAG ATACAAAGTATGCAGTGAAAGATGTTTTTGAGGGTGCAGAATATCGATTTAGAGTTTCTGCCATCAACTTATCTGGTGCTGGAGAACCCAGTATTCCATGTGAGGCAGTTATTGCAAGAAATCCCAAGA AACCTCCAGGAAAAGTGATAGACCTTAAAATAACATCTTCCAGCTACACTACATTTTCACTGGCTTGGACTAAACCAAAGGAAGTGAAAGGTGTAGAAGATGAAGCCCAGGGTTACTATGTGGAAATCAGACCAATAGAGAGCCTTGAATGGACCTGCTGCAATGCCACTCCAATTAGCTTAACTTCCTACACTGTGCTGGGCCTCAAGGCAATGGCTTCATACTGGGTGAGAGTAATTGCCACAAATTATGGTGGAAATGGGGAACCTCAAGGATTTGATAGCTACATCATTGCCATGCCACCTCCTG TGAGACCAAAGTTCAAGGACCGCAACATGAAGACCTTGATGGTGGTGAAATCTGGAAACACTATCCGAGTCAACATCAACTTTGAG GCTTCTCCGATGCCTGACATTTCTTGGGTAAAGGACGGAATTCCTTTGCTCAAACATGTGACTATAACCAGTTCAGATAGAGGATCTCAGTTGTTAATTCCCACATCTGAAAGATCAGATAGTGGCATCTACATGATCACTGTCAAGAACATTGTTGGCCAGGAAAGCTTCAGTGTTGAAATCAGAGTTACAG ATGACCCCAAGCCTCCAGGCCCTGTAGAGCTGGATGAGAACATACCAGGAACAGTGACTCTATGCTGGGCTCCTTCTCCAGATGAGAAAAGAGATGACAGACTACACTATCTGGTGTCCAAGAGGGACTCCTTCAAGCGCACTTGGAGGACAGCAGCTGACAACCTTTTTAACAACAAGTTCACAGTTGTCAACATTATGCCTGGGCGGGAGTACTACTTCAGAGTGTTTGCGAAAAACGACATGGGCCTGTCACCACCATCTGAGTCCCcagtgtttgctttaaaaaaggaaaaag GAAAGTTCAAAGTAGACATGCCACAGATGAAAGCCCTGGATTTTGAGTCACCTCCTTCATTCATTATCCCCTTAAAGAGACGCACAGCTCCTGAAGGATATGAATGCTACATGAGCTGTGCAGTAAAAGGTGACCCAGCGCCACGTGTAACTTGGTACTACAACAACATCAGcctcaacacaaacacaaactaccACATTACAAATGTATGTGGAGTTTGCTCATTGCTAATACTACGAGTGGGACCCAAAGACCATGGGGAATACAGAGTTATCATTGAGAACAAACTAGGGAATGCAGAGTCCTCCATGACACTAAATGTTAGAG AATGA
- the LOC103464716 gene encoding immunoglobulin-like and fibronectin type III domain-containing protein 1 isoform X2 has product MSSKIPQEQPKSSVAIKKRSRVPGVTITQFVEHLPAGKSTPDFARKPMTTTVQEGKKAFFKAMVSGEPPPTVTWVRNKGEMDDQEKYSTRYDERAREHVLEIVNVKPEQADNYKCFATNEYGQAACAVTLNVVEGFKKKPQNANVSNGQGTQDFRSMLKKTTVVTKKKQLPQQKEGEIDPKLLELLLSAPKKDYERICLEFGVTDFRWLLKELKQIKKEREDEQSKVVENLDNIKQIEVKSSGRAEFSFDMKLRDPNSEVNLYKDGTLIPYDDDKNSKHSLQKTGINYLFSIKDPQREDAGFYQVDVEETNVLTTDFQVPDVEFVAKIKDSKVTENEDAIFQCVLSTPLNKITWSKEDASLEHGGKYEITISEDKLTHTLRIKDCQMADKGAYYALAGITSSSASLTIQADSSGRKGTKASDKSKLISEEQDKFPKENTEMDTAKQTKAENDGADKDAQEKVEDGKEGRVGGEGGDGNGTGKGNDGDENDEDGKNKNLLDDKSTTDDGNDKTKKQSRAALLVSDSAIDRGVQFVRGLSDINAKVGERAELSCKLNSETSEGRWYKNGKLLTEEDGVKIIKDGACHILMIECCKKDDTAVYRFEAEGRKSEATLNIQDPPRLDPDALGEFTNPVIVRVGDNAEWKLPFSGGAPMNIQWYKNDNELLPAVNVKIDTSDTESQLRLTKCQRKDTGEVKIKIKNEFGVIEAVSRLIVLDKPTPPQDPVEITESAVTSVEFKWKPPKDSGGCPVTNYIIERQQVGRNKWTNLGEIPCIPSYKDTDVDPGRRYCYRIRAKNAEGISDYLQTGDIPAGVLRYPGSPTAPKVVSAFKDCINLSWCPPCDTGGTKIIGYNLEKNKTGTNYWSLVNQNGPITDTKYAVKDVFEGAEYRFRVSAINLSGAGEPSIPCEAVIARNPKKPPGKVIDLKITSSSYTTFSLAWTKPKEVKGVEDEAQGYYVEIRPIESLEWTCCNATPISLTSYTVLGLKAMASYWVRVIATNYGGNGEPQGFDSYIIAMPPPVRPKFKDRNMKTLMVVKSGNTIRVNINFEASPMPDISWVKDGIPLLKHVTITSSDRGSQLLIPTSERSDSGIYMITVKNIVGQESFSVEIRVTDDPKPPGPVELDENIPGTVTLCWAPSPDEKRDDRLHYLVSKRDSFKRTWRTAADNLFNNKFTVVNIMPGREYYFRVFAKNDMGLSPPSESPVFALKKEKGKFKVDMPQMKALDFESPPSFIIPLKRRTAPEGYECYMSCAVKGDPAPRVTWYYNNISLNTNTNYHITNVCGVCSLLILRVGPKDHGEYRVIIENKLGNAESSMTLNVRE; this is encoded by the exons ATGAGTTCTAAAATTCCCCAAGAGCAACCAAAATCCTCGG TGGCCATCAAGAAAAGGTCCCGAGTCCCTGGGGTTACGATAACTCAGTTTGTAGAGCACCTTCCTGCAGGAAAATCTACACCAGATTTTGCCAGGAAACCAATGACTACAACTGTTCAAGAGG gtaaaaaagccttttttaaaGCTATGGTTAGTGGCGAGCCACCACCAACTGTTACATGGGTTCGCAACAAGGGTGAAATGGATGATCAAGAAAAGTACAGTACCAGATATGACGAACGAGCTCGAGAACATGTTCTTGAG ATAGTAAATGTTAAACCTGAACAAGCGGACAATTATAAGTGCTTTGCAACAAATGAGTATGGACAAGCAGCCTGTGCAGTCACCCTGAATGTTGTTGAAG GCTTCAAGAAGAAACCACAGAATG caAATGTGTCAAATGGGCAGGGCACACAAGATTTCAGATCTATGCTTAAGAAAAC AACTGTGGTCaccaagaaaaaacaacttcctcAACAAAAGGAGGGAGAAATTGATCCTAAACTCTTAGAACTGCTTCTGAGTGCACCAAAGAAAGACTATGAAAGAATCTGTTTGGAGTTTGGCGTTACTGACTTCCGCTGGTTACTGAAGGAActcaaacagataaaaaaggAGAGGGAAGATGAGCAATCAAAG GTTGTAGAAAATCTGGATAATATTAAACAAATTGAAGTGAAATCGTCTGGAAGAGCTGAATTTAGCTTTGATATGAAACTACGAGATCCCAACAGTGAAGTTAATTTATACAAG GATGGGACCTTGATTCCATATGATGATGACAAAAACTCAAAGCACAGTCTTCAGAAAACTGGAATAAACTACCTTTTCAGCATCAAAGACCCTCAGCGAGAGGACGCTGGATTTTATCAAGTTGATGTTGAAGAGACCAATGTTCTTACAACAGACTTTCAAG TACCCGATGTGGAGTTTGTAGCAAAAATCAAGGACAGTAAAGTCACTGAGAACGAAGATGCAATCTTTCAGTGCGTTTTGTCAACACCTCTCAACAAAATAACTTGGTCAAAAGAGGATGCGTCACTGGAACATGGTGGTAAATATGAGATCACCATCTCAGAGGACAAACTTACTCACACCCTGAGAATAAAAGATTGCCAAATGGCAGATAAGGGAGCATATTATGCCCTTGCTGGCATAACCTCCAGTAGCGCCTCACTCACAATCCAAG CTGATTCAAGTGGGCGTAAGGGCACCAAAGCCAGTGATAAGTCTAAGCTGATCTCAGAAGAGCAGGATAAGTTTccaaaagaaaatactgaaatggacacagcaaagcaaacaaaggcTGAAAATGATGGTGCAGACAAAGATGCACAAGAAAAAGTAGAAGATGGCAAAGAAGGAAGAGTAGGAGGGGAAGGTGGAGATGGTAATG GAACAGGAAAAGGAAACGATGGAGACGAGAATGATGaagatggcaaaaataaaaacctactaGATGATAAAAGCACAACAGATGATGGCAATGACAAGACAAAGAAGCAATCCAGAGCTGCTCTTTTGGTTTCTGACTCTGCCATAG ACCGAGGAGTTCAGTTTGTCAGAGGTCTGTCAGATATAAATGCCAAAGTTGGTGAACGAGCAGAGCTGTCCTGCAAACTAAACAGTGAAACCTCTGAAGGACGCTGGTATAAAAATGGAAAGCTG CTGACAGAGGAAGATGGCGTAAAGATAATCAAAGATGGAGCCTGTCACATATTAATGATTGAATGCTGCAAAAAAGACGACACTGCTGTGTATCGCTTTGAAGCTGAAGGACGCAAATCAGAGGCAACACTGAATATCCAAG ACCCACCAAGACTCGACCCTGATGCTCTAGGTGAATTTACAAATCCAGTGATTGTTAGGGTAGGTGACAATGCCGAGTGGAAGCTGCCATTCTCAGGTGGAGCACCAATGAACATACAGTGGTACAAGAATGACAACGAGCTTCTGCCTGCGGTCAATGTGAAAATTGACACTTCAGATACTGAGAGTCAACTGCGCCTTACcaaatgtcaaagaaaagatACTGGAGaagtcaaaatcaaaataaaaaatgagtttgGCGTCATAGAAGCTGTGTCAAGGCTTATAGTACTTG ACAAACCAACACCCCCACAAGACCCTGTTGAGATAACAGAGAGTGCGGTTACTTCTGTTGAATTCAAATGGAAACCACCAAAAGACAGCGGTGGATGTCCAGTTACCAATTATATCATAGAACGGCAACAAGTGGGACGAAATAAATGGACAAATCTGGGAGAGATCCCTTGCATCCCTAGCTACAAGGACACTGATGTGGACCCTGGCAGAAGATACTGTTACAGGATTAGAGCCAAGAATGCTGAAGGCATCAGTGATTACCTGCAGACAGGGGACATACCAGCTGGTGTATTAC GTTACCCTGGATCACCAACGGCACCCAAAGTGGTGAGTGCCTTCAAAGACTGCATCAACCTGTCATGGTGTCCACCCTGTGACACAGGGGGAACCAAAATTATTGGGTACAACTTGGAGAAGAACAAGACAGGCACAAATTACTGGAGCCTTGTAAATCAAAATGGGCCAATTACAG ATACAAAGTATGCAGTGAAAGATGTTTTTGAGGGTGCAGAATATCGATTTAGAGTTTCTGCCATCAACTTATCTGGTGCTGGAGAACCCAGTATTCCATGTGAGGCAGTTATTGCAAGAAATCCCAAGA AACCTCCAGGAAAAGTGATAGACCTTAAAATAACATCTTCCAGCTACACTACATTTTCACTGGCTTGGACTAAACCAAAGGAAGTGAAAGGTGTAGAAGATGAAGCCCAGGGTTACTATGTGGAAATCAGACCAATAGAGAGCCTTGAATGGACCTGCTGCAATGCCACTCCAATTAGCTTAACTTCCTACACTGTGCTGGGCCTCAAGGCAATGGCTTCATACTGGGTGAGAGTAATTGCCACAAATTATGGTGGAAATGGGGAACCTCAAGGATTTGATAGCTACATCATTGCCATGCCACCTCCTG TGAGACCAAAGTTCAAGGACCGCAACATGAAGACCTTGATGGTGGTGAAATCTGGAAACACTATCCGAGTCAACATCAACTTTGAG GCTTCTCCGATGCCTGACATTTCTTGGGTAAAGGACGGAATTCCTTTGCTCAAACATGTGACTATAACCAGTTCAGATAGAGGATCTCAGTTGTTAATTCCCACATCTGAAAGATCAGATAGTGGCATCTACATGATCACTGTCAAGAACATTGTTGGCCAGGAAAGCTTCAGTGTTGAAATCAGAGTTACAG ATGACCCCAAGCCTCCAGGCCCTGTAGAGCTGGATGAGAACATACCAGGAACAGTGACTCTATGCTGGGCTCCTTCTCCAGATGAGAAAAGAGATGACAGACTACACTATCTGGTGTCCAAGAGGGACTCCTTCAAGCGCACTTGGAGGACAGCAGCTGACAACCTTTTTAACAACAAGTTCACAGTTGTCAACATTATGCCTGGGCGGGAGTACTACTTCAGAGTGTTTGCGAAAAACGACATGGGCCTGTCACCACCATCTGAGTCCCcagtgtttgctttaaaaaaggaaaaag GAAAGTTCAAAGTAGACATGCCACAGATGAAAGCCCTGGATTTTGAGTCACCTCCTTCATTCATTATCCCCTTAAAGAGACGCACAGCTCCTGAAGGATATGAATGCTACATGAGCTGTGCAGTAAAAGGTGACCCAGCGCCACGTGTAACTTGGTACTACAACAACATCAGcctcaacacaaacacaaactaccACATTACAAATGTATGTGGAGTTTGCTCATTGCTAATACTACGAGTGGGACCCAAAGACCATGGGGAATACAGAGTTATCATTGAGAACAAACTAGGGAATGCAGAGTCCTCCATGACACTAAATGTTAGAG AATGA